TTTATACGTTTTGAATATATACAAAAAGAGGTATTGTTCTATATAGTTAATTCAACCCTCTAGACTTTTCTCTTTAAAGCTGGTTAAATAATGGGAATACCGCATTATTGACTTGATGGTTGAGCATTCCACTTTTTAATTCACAATCCTAAGGAGGTACCAAAATGGAAGTATTAAAAGTTTCAGCAAAATCCAACCCAAATTCTGTAGCTGGTGCATTAGCAGGAGTGATTCGCGAAAGAGGATCTGCAGAAATCCAGGCAATAGGAGCTGGTGCATTGAATCAATCAATTAAAGCAGTCGCAATTGCGAGAGGATTTGTGGCCCCAAGCGGTATTGAT
The DNA window shown above is from Salipaludibacillus agaradhaerens and carries:
- a CDS encoding stage V sporulation protein S, coding for MEVLKVSAKSNPNSVAGALAGVIRERGSAEIQAIGAGALNQSIKAVAIARGFVAPSGIDLICIPAFTDIQIDGDERTAIKLIIEPR